In Tolypothrix sp. NIES-4075, the following proteins share a genomic window:
- a CDS encoding nucleoside deaminase has product MDEFMQAAVDEAKQGRQEGGIPIGSILVKDGKIVGRGHNKRVQDSDPVTHAEIDCLRNAGRIGSYKGTTLYSTLMPCYLCAGAVVQFGIKKVIAGESRTFPGAKEFMVSHGVEVIDLNLDECEQMMSEFIETNPELWNEDIGK; this is encoded by the coding sequence ATGGATGAATTTATGCAAGCTGCCGTAGACGAAGCAAAACAAGGTAGACAAGAAGGTGGAATTCCCATCGGTTCCATTCTCGTCAAAGATGGCAAAATCGTCGGCAGAGGGCACAACAAGCGCGTACAAGACAGCGATCCTGTCACCCATGCCGAAATTGATTGTCTCCGCAACGCCGGCAGAATTGGCAGCTACAAAGGTACAACACTCTATTCAACCTTAATGCCGTGCTATTTGTGTGCTGGGGCAGTGGTGCAATTTGGGATAAAAAAAGTTATCGCCGGCGAATCTAGAACCTTTCCCGGTGCGAAAGAATTTATGGTATCCCACGGTGTCGAAGTTATTGATTTGAATCTGGATGAATGCGAACAAATGATGAGTGAATTTATCGAAACCAACCCCGAATTGTGGAATGAAGACATTGGGAAGTAG